The following nucleotide sequence is from Terriglobia bacterium.
TCCCTTGAAATCCGTCGTACCATCCCCGGCAAAAGTGAATATCACGCCGGACGGCCCAAGCGGCGCCGCCGTGAAACCGCTGAATGGAGTGGTGCTCGAGTTTGTGGTCGTTACCGTAACAGTCCTGACGCCCGTCGGCGCCGCTGCCGCTACTGTTATGAGGACGGGAATACTGGTGTCGGTCGCTCCCGGCATGATCGTTGCGCTTACGCCGGTTCCACTGAAACCTACAGAGGTGACGCCGGTCAAGCTAGATCCGGTGATAACGGCGGTTACGGAAAATCCTTGAGTGCCGATTGACGGTGAGATTCCTGTTATGGCGGGCCTGGCGACGATGAAACCATTGAACGCGGCTGACGTCCCACCTGGCGTCATCACCGTCAAGAGCTGCGGGCCCAGGGGGGCGCCTGCCCCGATAGTAATGATGACAGGCAGGCTCTCATCGGTCCCGCCCGCATCGATTGCCGCCGAAACACCTGTTCCGCTGAAGCTGACGGCAGAAGCGGAAGTCAACGACGTTCCGCTGATGACAGCCGATACAGATGTGCCGACGATTCCCCTGTTCGGTGTGATGCCGGTAATCGCCGCGAGCAAAACGGCATTCGTGACAGTGAAACCGCTGAATGCCTCAGACGTTCCGGCCGGGGTAGTGACTTCAATGGTGCGGAGCCCAGGCACCGCATCGGCTGCGATGGTGATCGTCACGGGCAGGCTCTGGTCCGTGCCACCGGCTCCTATCGATGCTGTAACACCTGTTCCGCTGAATGAAACAGCCGTCGCGTTCGACAGCGAAGAACCGCTGATGGTGGCGGAGAGCATCATCCCCTGGGCTCCTGAAAATGGTGAAATGCCCATCACGGAGGGCAGGCTCGGATCGGTCGTGAAGACGACTTTGCGGACGCGATTATTCGTCTCGCCGATGTAAAGGTTCCCGCTGCCATCGATGGCAATTGCTGCCGGCGATATCCCGGCTGAAGTCGCCTGACCGCCATCGCCGCTGAATCCAAACATCCCGTTGCCCGCAACGGTGGTGATGATTCCAAGCTGGTTCACCATTCGCACCCGCCCGCTGTTGCCGGCAATGAACACATTTCCGGACGCGTCAACGGCAACGCTCCCGGGATGGTTCAGGGGAGCCAAAGTTGCAGGACCATCATCTCCGCCGTAGTCGGCGGCTCCGGTACCGGCCAAAGTACTGATGACACCCCCCGGGCTGACTTTACGGATTCGATTGTTCTGGCTGTCGGCGATGAATACATTTCCAGAATTGTCGATAGCTATGCCCGCCGGGCTGTTCAGCATGGCGGAAACGGCCGGTCCGCCATCGCCTCCGAAGCCCGCGATGCCGGTGCCGGCCAGAGTGCTGATCGTGCCGCCGGGCCTGATGATCCGAACACGATTATCATCGGCGACGTAAATGTTTCCGGATGTGTCGACGGCAACTGCGGATGGCACGTTCATTTGTGCGATGGACGCGGGGCCGCCGTCGCCCGAAAATCCGCTGTTTCCGCTGCCTGCGACAGTAGAAATCACGCCGCCTGAAGTAATCTCGCGGATACGGTTATTTAAGCTGTCCGCAGCAAAAATATTTCCTTGCCCGTCGATAGCCACAGCGAATGGATCTTTCAGTTGGGCGGACAGCGCTGGGCCGCCATCGCCCGAAAATCCCGGAATCCCGTTGCCCGCAACAGATGTGACAACCTCGACCGGCGTGAGCTTACGGACCCGGGCATTCTGAGCATCCGCGACTAAAAGATTACCGGCGCCATCGACGGCAAGGCCGGCGGGCAAGTTGATTTGCGCAAAAAGCGCAGCCGGGCCATCTCCATCGAATCCAGGTACGCCGCTGCCCGCTAACGGTGTAATGATCCCCGCAGCATTGACCTTGCGCACACGATTGTTGTCGCGATCGGCGATCACCAGCTCGCCTGCAGGGGTGATCGCCAGACCCGCCGGACCGTTGAGTTGAGCTGATGCAGCCGGCCCGCCATCCCCGGCGGATCCGGCAGACCCATTTCCTGCGACCGTGGTGATGATTCCAGCCGAGTTGACTTCACGAACGACGCCATTCCGGAAATCGGCAATGAAAAGGTTTCCGGCCGCATCCAGCTTGACGTCAATCGGGCCGCTGAGTTGCGCAGATGCCGCGGGACCGCCGTCGCCGCTGTAGGCGGCCGCGCCTGTTCCGGCGACCGTAATGATGGTGCCCGCTGCAGTCGCTTCGCGAATTCGATTGTTGAAGAAATCGGCGATAAAGAGATTGCCGCTTCCATCCACCGCCACGGCGGACGGCTGAGAAAGTTGTGCATTCAGTGGAGATCCGCCGTCTCCGCCGAACCCTGCATCGCCTGTGCCCGCGACAGTAGTTATCGATCCGTCCGTGCTTACCTTTCGGATGCGATTATTCTTCGTATCGGCGATGAAAAGATTTCCGCCGGAATCGATCGTGACGTTGCTCGGGGAGTTCAGGCTCGCGCTTGTTGCAGATCCGCCGTCACCGCCAAAGGTGGCCATTCCATTGCCAGCGACCGTGCTGATCACGCCCCCTGGAGTCACCTTGCGAATGCGATTGTTGCCCGCATCGGCAATGAACAGGTTACCCAACGGGTCGACAGCCACACGCTCCGGGGCATTGAGTGTCGCCAGAGTTGCAGCCGCCCCGTCTCCTGTGCCGCCGGCAGCGCCCGTGCCGGCTACGGTGCTGATCTGAAGGTTGGGTGTGAGTTTTCGAACGCGATTGCCGACGCTGTCCGCAATAAAGATGTTTCCGCCGCTGTCGGTTGCAACGCCAAAAGGCGAGGAAAGATTCGCAGCGTTGTAACCATCCCCGCTGTAACCCGCAAGGCCCGTCCCAAGAACAGTAGTAATGATGCTCGGTCTTGGAGCGGATGTGACCAGCAATCCGCTGAATGTATCGGAATTGCCGGCCGGCGTCATGACAGTCATCATACGAACACCTGTCGGAGCTGTCGCGTCCACGGTTCCATGGATAACAATGCTCGTCGCGCTGCTTACTGCGGAAACAACCGCTGTTACGCCGTTTCCGCTGAAAAGAACTGCTGAAGCTCCGGTGAGACTCGTTCCGGAGACGGTTGCAGTGAATGCCGCGCCTTGCGCAACAGAGGAGGGTGAAATCGACTTCACAGAGATGGGGTTGG
It contains:
- a CDS encoding NHL repeat-containing protein, producing the protein MMTVMTPAGNSDTFSGLLVTSAPRPSIITTVLGTGLAGYSGDGYNAANLSSPFGVATDSGGNIFIADSVGNRVRKLTPNLQISTVAGTGAAGGTGDGAAATLATLNAPERVAVDPLGNLFIADAGNNRIRKVTPGGVISTVAGNGMATFGGDGGSATSASLNSPSNVTIDSGGNLFIADTKNNRIRKVSTDGSITTVAGTGDAGFGGDGGSPLNAQLSQPSAVAVDGSGNLFIADFFNNRIREATAAGTIITVAGTGAAAYSGDGGPAASAQLSGPIDVKLDAAGNLFIADFRNGVVREVNSAGIITTVAGNGSAGSAGDGGPAASAQLNGPAGLAITPAGELVIADRDNNRVRKVNAAGIITPLAGSGVPGFDGDGPAALFAQINLPAGLAVDGAGNLLVADAQNARVRKLTPVEVVTSVAGNGIPGFSGDGGPALSAQLKDPFAVAIDGQGNIFAADSLNNRIREITSGGVISTVAGSGNSGFSGDGGPASIAQMNVPSAVAVDTSGNIYVADDNRVRIIRPGGTISTLAGTGIAGFGGDGGPAVSAMLNSPAGIAIDNSGNVFIADSQNNRIRKVSPGGVISTLAGTGAADYGGDDGPATLAPLNHPGSVAVDASGNVFIAGNSGRVRMVNQLGIITTVAGNGMFGFSGDGGQATSAGISPAAIAIDGSGNLYIGETNNRVRKVVFTTDPSLPSVMGISPFSGAQGMMLSATISGSSLSNATAVSFSGTGVTASIGAGGTDQSLPVTITIAADAVPGLRTIEVTTPAGTSEAFSGFTVTNAVLLAAITGITPNRGIVGTSVSAVISGTSLTSASAVSFSGTGVSAAIDAGGTDESLPVIITIGAGAPLGPQLLTVMTPGGTSAAFNGFIVARPAITGISPSIGTQGFSVTAVITGSSLTGVTSVGFSGTGVSATIMPGATDTSIPVLITVAAAAPTGVRTVTVTTTNSSTTPFSGFTAAPLGPSGVIFTFAGDGTTDFKGDGGPATAAGLYGPNGVAADAAGNVYIADTNHERIRKVSPGGIINTVAGNGSYGFSGDGGQATAATVTSPTAAAQDNAGNLFISDHDNNRIRIVTSNGIINTFAGNGASNFNGDGGQATLAQISSPVSVATDAAGNVYIADSQNHRIRKVTAGGIITTVAGNGTAAFSGDGGQAAAASLYSPTGVTVDGSGNIFIADYGNRRIRKVTPNGIITTVAGSGNYGSGGDGRLATQAQLETPISVAVDQAGNIFIADSGSNRVRKVDSMGTISTIAGEGDIDSLGDGGPAINSSLLPAGLAVDPSGNLLIADFNHNRVRKIFFTVPPVVAKRRGGQVTSQ